In Felis catus isolate Fca126 chromosome C2, F.catus_Fca126_mat1.0, whole genome shotgun sequence, a single window of DNA contains:
- the COL8A1 gene encoding collagen alpha-1(VIII) chain has protein sequence MAVPPGPLQLLGVLLTISLGSIRLIQAGAYYGIKPLPPQIPPQIPPQIPQYQPLGQQVPHMPLGKDGLTMGKELPHMQYGKEYPHLPQYMKEIQPVPRMGKEAAPKKGKEIPLASLRGEQGPRGEPGPRGPPGPPGLPGHGIPGTKGKPGPQGYPGIGKPGMPGMPGKPGAMGMPGAKGEIGPKGEIGPMGIPGPQGPPGPHGLPGIGKPGGPGLPGQPGAKGERGPKGPPGPPGLQGPKGEKGFGMPGLPGLKGPPGMHGPPGPVGLPGVGKPGVTGFPGPQGPLGKPGPPGEPGPQGPIGVPGVQGPPGMPGVGKPGQDGIPGQPGFPGGKGEQGLPGLPGPPGIPGIGKPGFPGPKGDKGIGGLPGALGPRGEKGPVGAPGMGGPPGEPGLPGIPGPMGPPGAIGFPGPKGEGGVVGPQGPPGPKGEPGLQGFPGKPGFLGEVGPPGMRGLPGPIGPKGEAGLKGLPGLPGAPGLPGPKGEPGIPGDQGLQGPPGIPGIAGPSGPIGPPGMPGPKGEPGIPGPPGFPGVGKPGVAGLHGPPGKPGALGPQGQPGLPGPPGPPGPPGPPAVMPPTPPPHGEYLPDMGLGIDGVKPPHAYGAKKGKNGGPAYEMPAFTAELTAPFPPVGAPVKFDKLLYNGRQNYNPQTGIFTCEVPGVYYFAYHVHCKGGNVWVALFKNNEPMMYTYDEYKKGFLDQASGSAVLLLRPGDRVFLQMPSEQAAGLYAGQYVHSSFSGYLLYPM, from the exons ATGGCTGTGCCACCTGGCCCTCTGCAGCTGCTGGGAGTGCTGCTTACCATTTCCCTGGGCTCCATCAGGCTCATTCAGGCTGGTGCTTACTATGGGATCAAGCCGCTGCCACCACAAATTCCTCCTCAGATCCCACCACAAATTCCACAATACCAGCCTCTGGGCCAGCAAGTACCTCACATGCCTTTGGGCAAAGATGGCCTTACCATGGGCAAGGAGCTGCCCCACATGCAGTATGGCAAAGAATATCCACATCTACCCCAATATATGAAGGAAATTCAGCCAGTGCCAAGAATGGGCAAGGAAGCAGCACCTAAGAAAGGCAAAG AAATACCATTAGCAAGTTTACGAGGGGAGCAAGGTCCGCGTGGAGAGCCTGGCCCAAGAGGACCACCTGGGCCCCCTGGCTTACCAGGTCATGGGATACCTGGAACCAAAGGAAAGCCAGGGCCACAAGGATATCCAGGAATTGGAAAACCAGGTATGCCCGGAATGCCAGGAAAGCCAGGAGCCATGGGAATGCCCGGAGCAAAAGGTGAAATTGGACCCAAAGGGGAGATCGGGCCGATGGGGATCCCAGGACCACAAGGACCTCCAGGGCCCCATGGACTTCCTGGCATTGGAAAACCAGGTGGGCCAGGGTTACCAGGGCAACCAGGTGCAAAGGGTGAGCGAGGACCCAAAGGACCACCAGGACCTCCAGGCCTTCAGGGTCCTAAAGGAGAGAAGGGCTTCGGAATGCCAGGTCTGCCAGGCCTGAAGGGTCCTCCAGGGATGCATGGCCCTCCTGGCCCTGTTGGACTTCCAGGAGTCGGCAAACCAGGAGTTACAGGCttccctgggccccagggccccCTGGGAAAGCCAGGTCCTCCAGGCGAACCTGGTCCACAAGGCCCTATTGGAGTCCCAGGAGTTCAAGGGCCTCCTGGGATGCCTGGAGTTGGGAAACCAGGCCAGGATGGGATCCCTGGCCAGCCAGGATTTCCAGGCGGGAAAGGGGAACAAGGACTGCCAGGGCTGCCAGGACCCCCAGGCATTCCAGGGATTGGGAAACCTGGCTTCCCAGGACCCAAAGGTGACAAGGGCATAGGGGGtctgcctggggctctgggacCAAGAGGGGAGAAAGGACCAGTAGGAGCCCCAGGAATGGGGGGTCCCCCAGGAGAGCCAGGCCTGCCTGGAATCCCAGGTCCTATGGGCCCTCCAGGTGCTATTGGTTTTCCCGGACCCAAAGGAGAAGGTGGGGTTGTAGGGCCACAGGGGCCACCAGGTCCCAAGGGTGAGCCAGGGCTTCAAGGCTTCCCAGGAAAGCCAGGTTTTCTTGGTGAAGTAGGGCCCCCTGGCATGAGGGGTTTGCCAGGTCCCATAGGGCCCAAGGGGGAAGCTGGGCTCAAAGGTTTACCGGGGCTCCCTGGTGCTCCCGGGCTGCCTGGACCAAAGGGAGAGCCAGGAATCCCAGGGGATCAGGGTTTACAGGGTCCTCCAGGCATCCCAGGGATTGCGGGCCCCAGTGGGCCCATTGGACCACCTGGAATGCCAGGCCCCAAAGGGGAACCAGGCATCCCAGGGCCCCCTGGGTTCCCTGGAGTAGGGAAGCCTGGAGTAGCAGGACTTCATGGCCCCCCAGGGAAGCCTGGTGCCCTTGGTCCTCAAGGGCAGCCGGGCCTTCCAGGGCCCCCAGGCCCTCCAGGACCCCCAGGTCCCCCAGCTGTGATGCCCCCTACACCACCACCCCATGGAGAGTATCTGCCAGACATGGGGCTGGGAATTGATGGAGTGAAACCCCCCCATGCCTATGGGGCTAAGAAAGGCAAGAATGGAGGGCCAGCCTACGAGATGCCTGCCTTTACAGCTGAGCTGACTGCACCCTTCCCACCTGTGGGGGCCCCGGTGAAGTTTGACAAACTGCTCTATAATGGCAGACAGAACTACAACCCACAGACGGGCATCTTCACCTGCGAGGTCCCTGGGGTCTACTACTTTGCATACCATGTTCACTGCAAGGGGGGCAACGTGTGGGTTGCTCTGTTCAAGAACAATGAGCCCATGATGTACACGTATGATGAGTACAAAAAGGGCTTTCTGGACCAGGCATCTGGAAGTGCGGTGCTGCTGCTCAGGCCCGGAGACCGAGTGTTCCTCCAGATGCCCTCAGAACAGGCCGCAGGACTGTATGCTGGGCAGTACGTCCATTCCTCCTTTTCAGGATATTTATTGTATcccatgtaa